A single window of Hymenobacter sp. APR13 DNA harbors:
- a CDS encoding GAF domain-containing protein: MDALPDQLIPAHDAHRLRTLHQYRILNTTPEPVFDEYVALAAQLFNLPISLISLVDEEQVFFKANTGLPGLERVDRADSLCSAAVLQDKVLSFEDLSANSCRLINPYTAQSAGLRFYAGAALRMPNGDNIGSMCVIGREPRAITSGEETLLTMLADLVSRTIQLRRQLLDCGLPERWEQAQTELQELLHDNSALARYLTSRTGTVSASEADRQAVGQRLQALHRLLDRYLMQTLA; this comes from the coding sequence ATGGATGCCTTGCCTGACCAGTTGATTCCAGCTCATGATGCGCACCGTTTGCGCACCCTACACCAGTACCGGATTCTGAACACCACGCCCGAGCCCGTATTTGATGAGTATGTGGCGCTGGCGGCCCAACTGTTTAACCTGCCCATCTCGCTGATTTCGTTGGTGGATGAGGAGCAGGTGTTTTTCAAGGCTAATACCGGCCTGCCCGGGCTGGAGCGGGTAGATCGGGCCGATAGCCTGTGTTCGGCGGCGGTGTTGCAGGATAAGGTGCTGTCGTTTGAGGATTTGTCGGCCAATAGCTGCCGCCTGATCAATCCGTACACGGCGCAGTCGGCCGGGCTGCGGTTCTACGCCGGCGCGGCCCTGCGCATGCCCAACGGCGACAACATCGGGTCGATGTGCGTGATTGGGCGCGAACCCCGCGCCATTACGTCCGGCGAAGAAACCCTGCTTACCATGCTAGCCGACTTAGTGAGCCGCACCATACAGCTGCGGCGCCAGCTCCTGGACTGCGGCCTGCCGGAGCGGTGGGAGCAGGCACAAACCGAGCTGCAGGAACTGCTGCACGACAACTCGGCGCTGGCCCGCTACCTCACCAGCCGCACCGGCACCGTGTCGGCCAGCGAGGCCGACCGGCAGGCAGTAGGGCAGCGGCTGCAGGCGCTGCACCGTCTCCTCGACCGCTACCTCATGCAAACGCTGGCCTAG